One genomic window of Synergistetes bacterium HGW-Synergistetes-1 includes the following:
- the citF gene encoding citrate lyase subunit alpha, which yields MAKNALGREIPDFIEGYGKTKLFQGAFALKPEGYRAGGKIRCVNSTCTDKRVSDIKAAIAASGLKSGMTVSFHHHLRNGDFVVNMVIDACAEMGIKNLTLFPTALFGVHKKLIEHIKSGVITRIMGSVNGPIGQLVSEGGMDVPVVLRSHGGRPRAVASGDVHIDVAFIAAPTADKYGNICGTQGKSACGSLGYAFTDAQYADCVVAVTDNLQPYPAAPVSISQLNVDIVVEVPSIGDPAGIVSGTTKVTRDPLRLLIAKYASELIEASPYFKEGISFQTGAGGIPLAVTAFMKEAMIKKGIKGSFGLGGITGYFVELLKEGLVERLMDVQSFDLEAVRSIGENPKHIEISADWYANPWNSGAAVNMLDVVILGATEVDVNFNANVNTEADGALLHGTGGHQDTAAGAKLTIIAQPLLRGRIPCVTDNVYSVTTPGEVVDAIVTEYGITINPKRKDLLDACSAVKGLPIVSMDELVSRAHKMSGPTDPVETEDRIIGIVEWRDGTVIDVVHQLKTK from the coding sequence ATGGCAAAGAACGCACTAGGCCGTGAGATACCTGACTTTATTGAAGGATACGGCAAAACAAAGCTCTTCCAGGGCGCTTTTGCCTTAAAGCCTGAAGGATACAGGGCAGGCGGAAAGATCCGTTGCGTTAACAGCACCTGTACCGACAAGCGAGTAAGCGACATAAAGGCAGCGATAGCGGCATCAGGCCTTAAAAGCGGAATGACTGTATCATTCCACCACCACCTCCGCAACGGTGACTTTGTCGTCAACATGGTAATAGATGCCTGTGCAGAGATGGGCATTAAAAACCTGACACTTTTCCCCACAGCTCTCTTCGGTGTACACAAAAAACTGATCGAGCACATCAAAAGCGGAGTCATAACAAGAATAATGGGCTCAGTCAACGGACCTATCGGACAGCTCGTATCAGAGGGCGGAATGGATGTTCCCGTAGTACTGAGGAGCCATGGCGGCCGTCCGCGCGCAGTTGCGTCAGGTGATGTCCACATAGACGTTGCCTTCATAGCAGCTCCCACAGCGGACAAGTACGGAAACATCTGCGGAACTCAGGGAAAGTCCGCGTGCGGATCCCTTGGATACGCTTTTACCGACGCCCAGTATGCGGACTGTGTTGTTGCGGTCACAGACAATCTTCAGCCTTACCCCGCAGCTCCTGTCTCGATTTCCCAGCTCAATGTTGACATAGTAGTAGAGGTCCCGAGCATCGGAGATCCCGCAGGCATAGTTTCCGGGACTACGAAGGTCACCAGGGATCCGCTCCGCCTTCTTATCGCGAAGTATGCATCCGAGCTGATCGAAGCAAGCCCCTACTTTAAAGAGGGTATCTCCTTCCAGACTGGTGCAGGCGGAATACCCCTTGCAGTCACGGCTTTTATGAAAGAAGCCATGATCAAGAAGGGTATCAAGGGAAGCTTCGGTCTTGGCGGAATAACAGGCTATTTCGTTGAACTGCTGAAAGAGGGTCTGGTCGAAAGGCTCATGGACGTTCAGTCTTTTGACCTCGAAGCTGTCCGCTCTATCGGTGAAAACCCGAAACATATCGAAATATCAGCTGACTGGTACGCCAACCCATGGAATTCGGGAGCTGCTGTCAATATGCTTGACGTAGTCATTCTCGGAGCCACGGAAGTTGACGTAAACTTCAATGCCAACGTCAACACTGAGGCTGATGGAGCACTGCTCCACGGCACAGGGGGACACCAGGACACTGCCGCAGGAGCTAAACTTACGATAATTGCCCAGCCGCTGCTTCGCGGACGTATTCCCTGTGTGACGGACAACGTTTACAGCGTAACCACGCCCGGTGAGGTCGTTGATGCTATTGTCACAGAATATGGAATTACCATCAACCCGAAGCGTAAGGACCTTCTTGATGCCTGCTCAGCAGTCAAAGGGCTCCCGATCGTTTCAATGGACGAATTGGTCTCAAGGGCGCACAAGATGTCCGGTCCTACCGACCCTGTCGAAACAGAAGACCGCATCATAGGTATTGTCGAATGGCGCGATGGAACGGTCATTGACGTCGTTCACCAGCTGAAAACAAAATAA